The Mangrovimonas cancribranchiae nucleotide sequence TGAATGTCTTGTGTGTAATTTGAAAGGTCGAAAGTGTTTAAACCGTCTTCCGAGTTTAATTCATCACAAACTAAAGGTGCTGTATAGTCTTGAATTTGTGTTGTGCTAACTTCTAAAATAACTTCTGAAATACTATAGCATAGAGAGTTGTTATCTTTTACTTGAGCAAATATGGTTTGAGCGCTAGAGGAATAGTTTTCGGGAGATGTGATAGCATTTATGTCGTTTTCGGCATCAGAAAAGGTTTCAAAAAATGTGGTAGAGACATTGTTGTTACCATTGGAGATATCATTAACAGCTTGTAATAGGTTAAAAGTTGTTATTCCATCGGAAACACCATCTTCATCGCACTGGAATAAGGAAAAATTATTTGATAAAGGGACTTCTAATACTCTTAAAGTTAATGGCGATGTGCTAAAACAAACTTGATTTGCAGCATCCTCAATTCTTACAAAAATAGTTTGCTCGTTAGGTGTTGTATTGTAGAATTGATTGTTTAGTGCATTTGTGTTGTTTTCTGCTTGAGTTAGGGTTTCATGATAAGAAATGTTAATACTCGAGGCGTCTTGCCCTTCTAAAATTTCTTCATTTTTATCGGTTAAGTTAAAGGTTGTTTGTCCATTAAAAGCATTGCCATCAGTATAGTTGTCGCAAACTTCAAAATCTGATGGTGTTACAAAATTGGGACCGCTATTTACTGTTAAATTAAATGGAATAATTTCAAAACAACCAGTAACAGTATTAGTTAATCTAGCATAAATTTCTTGTAGGGTTGAAATGTTATTGTAAGGTGACGTTATAGCATTTATTGCTATATTGGCATCACTTTCGGTTTCATGATAGGTTACTTGTACATTTGTTTGAGTACCAATTATATTATTGGTGTTTGCTTCAATATCAAATGTAGTAATGCCATCATTATAGGGGGCTACCGTATCGCATTTTTCTAAATTAAGAGCTTGTGGATTTCCTAATTCATTATTTGGAGGGCTAGAAAATTCTGCTGTTCCTGTCCACTCTAAAGAAAACGGACTATTACCTACGGGTCTATCTATTACTATAAAATATGTCTCCCCTGCTAGAGCATTAATGGCACTAACAAAACTATTCCCGTCTGGCCCAGGACCTTCGGATGACTCTGTTTCATTAGTGCTAAGCCCCGTAAGGTTATTACCTTGTCCTGCAGCTTGTGGATTTGTAGTTGAACACCTTATGGCAAAACCTAAATTGCTACAATCCTGTGTTGGTCCAAAAATAAAGAAATCATAATCTTCTGTTATAGCTGTGCTCTGCGGTGTTAATGTAAAAGCTAAAGTACCATCGGTTACAACAGTTACTTTTAACCATAGGCTGTTGTTTTCGCCACTAGAGCAGCTGTTTAAGCCGCTAACTTCTTGGGTTCCTATCCCGTTAACATTGAGGTTGACTTCAGAATTACCACAAACAACTACAGCGTCGACACAGTCTGTTGGTTGTTGGGATTGAACAGTGAAGGTGACAAAGAATATGACAAATATTCCTTTTCTTAAATGTTTAAACATGTTAAAAGATTATCTTTTTAAAGTAAAATGGCCTCTAAATGTTCTTCCGTCTTGTAATTCTACCAAAAACCAATAATCATCAGTAGGCATAATCTCGCCATTAAAGAATCCGTCCCAACCTTCTCCAAGCGGGTTTATTTGTTTAAGTAGTTTTCCGTAACGATCAAAAATTTTAATTTTTGTATTAGGTTGAAAGATGTTAGAGATGCCTTTAATATTCCATTTATCGTTATAGCCATCGCCATTTGGGGTGAAAAATTTAGGATATCCAATAACAGCGACATTTTCAGAAACGATGCCACAATCGTTTTTGGTGTCTTTAATACTTACAGAATAAATACCAGCTTCAATATTAATAAAGGTGTTACTTGTTTGGTAATTGGCATATACAGTACCGTCTTCGTTTAGTAAGGCATATTCATATATACCTTCGCCAGAAGTAATAACAGTAATAGAGTTGTTTTCCGAAATATCTACCACATTAATATTATCGATTGTGGCAATATTAGAAGCTTCAACGGTAATTGTTCTTGTTTTTGAGCATTGCATGCTATTAATTACTGTTACCGTGTAAGTTCCAGGCTCATTCACTTGAATACTTTCGGATTGTTCGCCATTAGACCAAGAATATGTATAGGTGTTACTATTTCCAATAACGCCGGAGTTTAATGTTATGGTTTGTGGGTAAGTGTTTAGACAATATAAAACGGTTTCATCATTTTCCAAGTTTGGTAAAGGCTCAATGTTAAGTTGTACTTCACTTATACCATAACAAGCATTGTTGTTTTCTGCTCTAGCAAAAATAGTTTGCGAATATGGTGTTGTATTGTCATAAGGTGAACTTAATGGGTTAGTTTCTAATAATGCGTCATTTGCAGAAGCATAATAGGTTATAGGAAGTGTAATATTATTAGCTGTTTGAATTTCTGTTGTAATATCTTCAAGTATAAAAGTATTAATACCGTCTTCAGAGTCTAACTCGTCGCATTCATCAATTTCAATATCATTAATTTGTGATGAAGGGACAACATCTAAGGTTAATTGTGCCGTTGAAAAGCATCCAGACTCACTATCAATGGCTTTTACAAAGATAACCTGTTGACTAGAAGCATTGTTATATATTTCTGACGCAATTGGAGAGTTATTTTGTAAATCTTGTTGATTTTCATAGAATTCTAATTCTATATTTTCAGGAATATTAGTAAATAATACATCTTGTGCTTGATTAAGGTTGAAAGTAGTGAAACCATCATTGTTATCATCGCATTGAACAAGTGTTGCATTATTAATGTTGGGGTTTTCATTAAACTCAATATAGGCTTCACCTTCAATAAAATCACATTCTCCAGCACCAACAAATTCAATTTGAAGAGTATACTCGGCTGTTTGTGAGACGACCAAATCGTTGTCGGTTTCGTTTAGCTGAACACCATCCATAAACCAGGTGTAAGTTGCACCAGGTATAGGGTCTGTAGATAAGGTATAGGAGTCTCCTTCACAAAGACTTAGGCTATTTGAGCTATTGCCGTTATTTATAATATCAACTTTTTCACTAAAGAAAGATACTATGAATGGTGGTAGTCCTTGAGTTGAATCGTTTTGTCCGAGGCTGATTGCGTTATTTTGATAATTACATGCTATTCCATTTTCATTAGGATTGTTTATAACGCTTAAAAATGGAGAGCCAGAATTATAAGTTTCACTCATTGAACGATATATTTTTCCATCTGGCCCTAATTGAAGAGCGCTGCGGTATAAATCTTGTTGGTCGATTAAAACCTGTGAGTTTTGGATATCAGTAGCTGTTACATCAAATTGAACTAAAACGGAATGGTGATTACTTGGATTAGTTTCTCCAGAGCCATTAAAATCATTGCTGGCAGTAACATATAGTTTAGAGTTGTCTGGTGAAAACTCTAAGCCATACGGTTTATTATTTTGACCATTAACATAAAGGTTTTGAGAGTTAGATACTTGTCCGCTAGTTTGTTCGAAATCAAATAAATACAGTCCGTTCTGAACGCTAGCAGATGCAAGTTTTGTGCCGTCAGGAGATATTTTTAAGTATCCTCTCAAATCTGATGTTGTTATTTGATTAAATGTAGACGTTGTAGCATTTGTATTTACACCGGTACTATTAACTTCAAAAGCATAGAAAGTGTTTAAAGCTCCTCCAGATGCATTTCCATTAGATGTAGATAAGACAACAACCCATATGTCTCCTGTGTTACAGTCTTTTAATACAGCAGTTATTTTTTCTGCACAATAATTTAACAAGTTTATATTCTTATCAATAACACTTCCAAGCCCGTTGTTAGCAGTTATATCTACAGTAGAGTAATTAAAACCCGTCAATGTTTGGTTAGACCCAACAGTAAAGATGTAGTAAATATCAGGATCATTTGGTTTGGGAACTACAATAGCAGACTGTGTACTTGAAGAATCTCCACTTAAGTCAGTGCCATTTTGCATAATGTTATGGTTGCTATTATAAACTAAAACGCCATCGGTGTAAAATAATAAGTTACCATCTTCATCAGATATTGAAGAGCAGCCTTCACGAGTGTTTAGTTGTCCATCATTTAAAGAGTTGACAGAACCATCATCATTAAAGTGAATTCCAGCGTTCTCCCCAAAATACCAGTTAGCGGCCTCGTCTTGAGCAAAACCAGAAAATGTAAATAAAATTAAGGAAAAGTATAATATGTAGTTTTTCATTTTGATAGCAAAAATTTAAAGCTATCAAAGATATCACAAATCTCGCTTTTTTAATAATCTATACGATAAAAAGGTAAACACACCTATCCAAACAAGGACTATTAACACTTCATACCAATAAACACTATAATCGTAGGTTAAATCAATTTTATCGGGATATTTTGTCATAATTACACGTTGCATAGGTTGGTCTATAAGTTTATACATAGATTCTAACGGTAAAAAGTTTTTAATTTTCCATGCAGTATCTGTAGTGCCAAATATTTCGTATGCGCCCCAGAACACTAACCATTCAAAAATGTATAAAATGAATAGAAAAGCTAGTGCAAAAGCAGATCTTTTAAGTAACATACCCAAAAACAAACATAAACTAAAGAAGCCAACTAATTTGACAAAGTAAGCTAGTAAAAAACTTGTTTCTCTAAAAATTATTGATATTTCAGTATAGCTAGAATAATAAAGTCCAATAAAAAAAGTAGCGACTCCTATTAGTATGGTAGCTATTAAAGAAAAAAATACAATGGTGTAAAATTTAGACAAAATAAACTCTTTCTTACTTAAACCATCTATAAGGTTTTGTTTAAGTGTTTTGTTACTATACTCGTTACCAATCATGCTTACCACAACAATAGCAAAGAAAAGCTTAAAATAAGAAGCAAAGAATGTGGTAATGTGCCATATAATGGGAAAGTTAAAAATACCTAGTTCTCCTAATTCCAAAGTAAAAAAACCAAAAAAGTTGATTTTTATTGATGATAGTATTAAAACCGTAAAAGGTAAAATAAACGATATAAATATTAAAACCTTACTTGTTCTGTTAAGCCAAAGTTTTTGTAGTTCAAGATTTATAAGACGTAACATATATTTTTTTTGATTGATTATTGGTTGTCGGTTAGTTGTAAAAATTGTTTTTCAAGGCTTTCCTTGCGTTTTACTAAATGTGTAAGCACAATATTATTATCAAACATTAACTGGTTTACAGATTTAGCGTCCATAGGTTCATCTAGAAAAGCGGTTATTAAGTCGTCTTCAATAGTTATTTTTCCAAATATGTTTTTGTCGTTTAGGAACTTTAAAAGCTGTTCTTGGTTTTCAGCTTTCAATTCTAAATACCCATGACTGCTTATCATTTCGTCTACACGACCAGAATATAGTTTTTCACCTTTTCGTAATACAACAACATGAGAGCAAACTTTTTCTACTTCGTCTAATAAATGCGATGCTAATAAAATAGTTGTGCCATTGGCGGCAATTTGTTTAATTAACGATCGAATTTGATGAATGCCTTGTGGATCTAATCCATTAGTAGGCTCATCTAAAATTAAAATTTCAGGATCGTTAAGTAATGCCGAGGCGATTGCTAAACGTTGTTTCATTCCTAAAGAATAGGTGCGAAACTTATTATCTTTTCTATCCCAAAGGCCAACAAGTTCTAATTTCTCTTGAATTTTACTAAAATCAACGCCTTTAATTTTACAAACAAGCTTTAAATTATCGTACGCTGTCATGTAGGGGTAAAAGTTTGGGCGTTCTATAATAGCGCCAACTTTTTTTAGAGCATCGTGAGTAGAAATATTGCCATCAAACCAATGGAAATCGCCAGAAGTTTTATTTACCACATTTAAAACAACTCCTAAAGTTGTAGATTTACCACTTCCGTTAGGGCCTAAAACACCATAAACATTGCCTTTATTAATAGTAAATGACAAGTTTTTTACAGCAGTGAGGTAACCAAATTTTTTGGTAAGATTGTTAATTGTAAGAATTGATTCCAAAATATTTTTCGATTGTTTAGTTAAAAATATGACGAACTTAATCACATAATGTTACAAACTAATTTATAAAACATTACATTAGTTGTTGGTTATTTTATGTTATGGATGATTTAAAGATATCGAAAAAAAAGCCTTCATACCCAATAGGGAACAAATTACACGATTACTTGCAGGAGTACAATCGTAATATACGATTGCCTATTTTTTATGATGATTTATTACGCTTTCAAGGCTCTGTTGTAGTATATGATAAAAATGATGAAGATACGCTTTGGGTTAGGGTGTATTTTAATGAGTTTGAAAGAGAAGAAATTGATTTAGCTTTAAAACGGGTATATTCCATTTTAATTTCAGATGGTAACGAAAATATATTTAAATACTTAAATGTTGATGCCATAGACTTTTGCACTTTTGGAAATTCTAAACCTTTTCGAGTAAAAATTAGAAATATTTTAAATGATAACTACACCTACTTCTATGTGAAAAAAGCCGACGCCTCTCGTGTTTACGGTTTAGAGTTCGAACATATGCTTTCTCCTTATAATCTTAATTTTTTGGTGTATAAAGACACATTAATAGAAGAGCATATTGCAGGAATACCAGGCGATGAGTTTATAAAAAATATATTACCTAAATGTACACATTCAGAAAAATCGCAAATAGCAAAAGAGTTTGTTAAGTTTAATGAACGTTGTATGATTAGGCTTTTAGGAGACATGCGTTCTTACAATTATGTTATTGTGCCAACACACGATTTTGATCATGTAGTATATAAAATTCGCGCTATAGATTTTGACCAACAATGCTACGAAGGCAAATTAAATATATACAGGCCGCAGTTTTTTAAAGAAAATATTACAATGGTTGATTTGGTGCGTGAAAAAATTCAAAAAGAATCTATCCAACAATATAAAATTGAAGAACGTTCTATAGTGGCTAGACGCATGATTAGCTATCACGATAGAATAGGAGAGTTGCTAGAATGTATGCAAGAAGACACGCTTTCTACGCCAGAACATATCGCACAATTAAAAGAAGAGATTTACAATTACACGCTGGATGTCGAATTTAGACGAAGTAATACGATGGGCGATATCATGAAAAATGCCCTGGATTTCGTTAAACGAAATTACCAAGGCGTGAATATGAAAAACTTTTTTTAATTCCAGTTTTCGTCAAAATCTAGATTATCGTAATCATTTACATCATAATCATCATCAAACTCATTAAACTCATCTAAGTTTTCAGCCTCAAAATTCTTTTCTGGTGCTTCATCTGGAATTTGCCCATGAACAAACATGAGGTTAGGGTAATCGGTACCTTCAGCTTCATCAACAATTTCAGCCAATTCTACAAAAAATGTCCAAAGGCTTAAAAAATCATATACATAAATTAATTTGGTTTGCGCTTCATGCACCACATCGTTAAGTGTTGTTTCATTCATTAAACGCGCATTACCATTATCGCTTAAATCGAATAACGAAATTTCCTCGCCTTGTTCCCATTCGTCATTACTTACATAAAACGAAGCCATCTCAGAGCCGTCAAAACCAAACGATTGTGTAATGGTGTTGTGAAGGTCTTCTAAAGTGTCGGTTTCACGTATTTCTAGGTCGCGAAAAATATCGTCTTCGGTGTCGTTATCTAATACTATTCTAAATCTATAAATCATATCTCAAAAAAATCTGCCGCAAAGTTACGTCATTTCCATTATTTACTTGCAAAGCGAGATTTAAAATTATGTAATATGTTTTTAGAAAAGTTTTCAGTGCTATTTACTAAACCTATGTAGAGTAAATGTCATAGCCGAAAGCAAGAAAAATGCACCTATTTGATGTGCTACGCCAAGCCATAAAGGGACTTGAAGTAAAATAGTAAATACGCCTAATACAAACTGAACAAAAACAATAATTAAAAGGCTTTGAATACCTTGCTGTTGTAATTTGGAAAGTTGTAGTTTTTTAGATTTTACCCAAAGAATAATAATAGATGCTACTACTAAATAAGCTATGGTTCTATGTATAAATTGAATACCGCTAGGGTTCTCGATAAGGTTTTTATAGAATGGTTCAAAAATATAAACTGTATGGTGTATAAATTTTCCTTCGTTCATTAAAGGCCAATGATTATGTAGTAAACCAGCCTTTAATCCAGCTACGAAAGCACCATAAATAATTTGAGCAATAAGAATGATAAAACTTATGATAATCAGTTTTCTAAACTTCGGAAACTCTATAGGTTTTTGGTTAGGATAAATTAAATCTAACGCTACCCAAAGTGTTGCGGCAAAGGTTAGAAATGCTGTTATTAAGTGTGCTGCCAATCTAAAATGGCTAACATCGGGTTTGTCTACCAAGCCACTTTTTACCATATACCATCCCAAAAAGCCCTGAAAAGCTCCCAAGGCCATTAAAACCAAACTCTTTTTTATGGTACTCTTTGTAAGTTGTTTGGTTATTAAAAAATATAAAAAAGGCACGAAAAATACGAGACCAATTAAACGACCGATAACACGATGTAACCATTCCCAAAAATAGATTTGTTTGAAATCTTCTAATTCAAAATGATTATTTAGTTTTTGGTATTCGGGGTATTGCTGATACAATTCGAAAGCCTTTTGCCACTCAGCATCGTTTAACGGTGGAATGGTTCCAGTAATTAACTTATAATTGGAAATTGATAGGCCAGAATCGGTAAGCCTGGTAATGCCACCAACTAAAACCATTATAAAAATGAGTAAACAACCCGTAAGTAACCAGTATATAACGTGTTTATTGTCTTTTTTCATCAGCTGTTAATCCTATTTTTTTTCCTTTATCAAGCATCAATTGGTAAGCGGCTTCATATTCGTTTGGTATTTTACCATCTAGAATAGCTTCTTTAATAGTTTCTTTAATAGTCCCTATTTCACGACTTGGTCCAATGTTAAACGTTGTCATAATATCTTCCCCAGATATTGGTGGTTCAAAGTTTCGAATACGGTCACGCTCTTCAACTTCAACCATTTTTTCACGTACAATTTTAAAATTGTTATGGTACTTCTTAAAGCGTTTTGGGTTTTTTGTGGTGATGTCGGCTTCACAAAGCGTCATTAAGTCTTCAATATAATCGCCAGCATCAAAAATAAGGCGTCGTACAGCAGAATCAGTCACTTCTTCGTCAACTAAAGCAATTGGACGAGAACTCATTCTTACCATCTTTTGAACGAATTTCATCTTATCATTCAATGGCATTTTTAATCTTTTAAAAAGATGAAACACCATTTTTGAACCTTTAAACTCGTGCCCGTGAAAAGTCCAACCTATTTTTTTATCGAAGCGTTTGGTTGGTGCCTTACCAATATCGTGCAATAAAGCAGCCCAACGTAACCAAACATCATTGGTGTTTTTTGAGATATTATCGACTACTTCTAGCGTGTGATAAAAATTATCTTTGTGGCGTTGCCCTTCTTTTTCTTCAATGCCTTTAAGTGCGGTAAGTTCGGGTAAAATACGTTCAAGAAGTCCTGTTTTTTCTAATAAAAGAAATCCTTTGGACGGTGTTTTGCTTTCTAGTATTTTATGAAGCTCGGTAACAATACGCTCCTTGGTAATAATTTCTATACGATGATTGTTTCTAGTAATAGCATTAAGTGATTCGTCTTCTATCCAGAAATCTAATTGCGTAGCAAATCGTATGGCACGCATCATTCGTAAAGGGTCGTCGCTGTATGTAATGTCAGGATCTAAAGGTGTGCGAATGGTTTTGGTTTCTAAATCAGCAATACCATTAAAAGGATCTAATAAGTCACCAAAATGGGCTTCACTTAAATTAAGGGCTAATGCATTTATGGTAAAATCGCGACGATTTTGATCATCTTGAAGTGTACCATTTTCTACAATAGGATTACGACTATCTTTAGTGTAACTTTCTTTGCGTGCGCCAACAAACTCGATTTCTAGATCATCGTAGCGCAACATAGCTGTTCCGTAAGTTTTAAACACCTTAACTTTTGGTCTGTTTGGGAGGTTTTTTGAAACTTCTTTGGCCAAAGCAATGCCGCTACCAATGGCTACAACATCAATATCTTTTTTAGCGTCTCGTTGCAATAAATAATCACGAACAAAACCACCAATAACGTAGCTGTCTAAGTTAAGCGTTTTGGCAGACTTTGAGATAATTTTGAAAATATTATGTTGTAAAGCGCTTTTGTAATTCATAGGTTTCAAATTTCAAGAATGATTTGTTGTTTGAAATTTGAGTAATTATTCTCGTATAACCTTCACCATACCATCGTTAGAAATTTTAATAATAGCCGATGGTTTGTTAGTCGATTTTACATTTTGCAAATTTACAACATAGTCCACACCTTTTAAAATATGGTCGCTTATTTCTTTATAGGATTTTGGAGTGTGTTCGCCACTTACATTTGCCGATGTAGACACAAGAGGTTTTCTTAATTTTCTAATAAGTTTGTTGGCAAAACCTTCTCTAACAACACGTATTGCTAATGTATTATCGGCTGCGACTAAGTTTTCTGATACTCGAATAGGTTTATCGTAAATAATTGTAGTAGGTTTATTAGCATATTTTAAAATATCGTAGGCAACTTCTGGAACATTTTCTACATATTGTTCTAGCATTTTAAAGTCGCTTACCAAGCAAATTAATGCCTTACTTTCATCGCGTTGTTTTAGTTTAAAAACCTTTTCTATGGCTTTAAAATTAGTAGCGTCGCAACCAATGCCCCAAACAGTATCGGTAGGGTAAAGAATAGTTTTACCTTGTTTTAAGGCGGTTAAAGTATTGTTTATTTCGTTTTGCATAGTGCAAAAATAATTTAATTGGTTTTAAATTATACTAACAAAAGAAGATATTCGAAAAGTTATATTTTTTATTAGGATAGATAACTTTCTTTAGTTAATTTAACTTTACTAAATTTATCAGCTAATTAAATATTCAATAATAACCTAATGAGGGTGATAGATAGGCTTAAAAGAAAAGAAAAAGTAGACAAAGTTGTTATACATATAGGAAAATGTGGCGGGTCTTCTGTTATTGAAGAGTTAAAGAAAAGAGACGTTAAGTTTTTTGAAAAGCATGTAGGAGAGGTAACTTACAGAAAAAAGAAAAAGTATATAATTGTAATTAGAAACCCGATATCTAGATTTGTATCGGCGTTTAATTGGCGTTATAAACTTGTGGTTGAGGATGGAACTCAAAAAGATTTATATCAAGGTGAAAAAGAACTTCTTGAAAAGTATAGTGATATAAATAGTTTAGCTGAAGCTATTTATGATGAAAAGGGAGCCTTAGCATTAGACTTTAAAAAAGATAAATTTTATATTCATCATCTTAAGGAAGATATTGATTTTTATTTAGGTGATTTTTTAAAGAAGTGTAAAAAGGAGCAAATTATAGCTATTCTTGCTACCGAAACGTTAAGTGAAGATTTAAAAACTCATTTCAATATTACACTTAAAAGCCATTTAAAGAAAAATAAAAAGAAAACTAACTTATCGAATCTAGCTGTTAATAATTTGATACAGTATTTAGAAAAAGATTATGACTGTATTGAAAAACTAAACAGTATGGACGTGTTAACAGAAAAGCAATACGAAAAATTATCTAATAAAGTATTTTAAACACCCTTGTTTGGTAAAGTAATAATATGAGAATAGGAAAATTAACGCTTTCTAAATTTATAAAAGGCTTTATAGGAACAAGACTTATAGATTCTATCGAGGTTTATTATATACCAGAAACAAATACGTTTTACCCCATAATATCTAAATCTGGTTGCTCTACAGTTAAGGTAGATCTTATAAGACGTTACAAACCCAATTTTACAAGTAAATTCCCTGAGATACATCAAGTTGATCCTGCTCTAAAGACTGATAACAAAGTATTGAGAAAACGTTTTTATAGTTTTAAAAAATACCGCAAGTTTAGTCGTGGTAAAGTGGCGCATTTAGTAATAAGAAACCCCTATGAGCGTATCTATTCATGTTTTTTAGATGTAATTGCTAACAAAAATGTAATGTATGAAGACCCTTCAGGACTTACTAGCTTTTTTGGGATTAAAAGCGAAATAAGTTTTGATGAGTTTCTTAAGAAAGTGGTGAAGTTACCCGATTATTTATCTGATAGACATTTTAGAAGTCAATCGTTTTATTTACAAAGAGGAGTAGAAGAAGTCTTAGAAAATAAAGAGATTGTTTTACTAGAAAACTACAATAAAAAAACAGGCGAAAAGGCAAGTAAGCTTAACACTAACAATAAAAAAATTCCACAAGAAATTCTTCAGAAGCTTAAAAAAAGTAATGCGTTTAATAAACGTTTTTCTAAGGATATAGAGATATATCAAAACATTAAAAACGGGTAGTTTTCTTTAAATACCAGCTTTCAATACGCTTTAAGATACTTTTTTTATTGGTGTTTCTAATTAACCTAAAAGCTTTTTCGGGATTGTTAATGGCATAATGTTTAAAAAGGTTATACTGTTTTGTTTTCTTAGCGTTAAATTTTAGGAAATCTTCAATTTTAAAATTCCCTAGATGTCTTTTTATTAAAGTTGTGCCTTCTTCCTTATATGTAATATTCTTATTCTTTTTTATAAATCTGTAAAAAGCAGCAACTACTGTAATTTGAAAGTTTAAAATATAAGTGCCTGTAATTAATTTATTCTGATTGTCCTTTTCGGACTTATAATATTTAGTGTAAATATCTTCAATTACCGTTAAATACGATGTAAGATTGTATAAGCTGTAATTTTTTGTTATAGAACTTTGATTGCCAATGTTATAATAGTACGTGACTTTAGAGTTGAAAATAATGTTCTTAGCATAATACATAGTTTCAAAAAACCAAAGTTCATCTTCATGGACAAATCCATCTTTAAACCACAAATTATTAGTGGTAATAAAGCTAGTATTATATAGCTTATTCCAAGCGACAACACTAAAAGGTGTTTTTAAGGCCAGCTCTACAAAATTCTTATCTTCAAGTAATGTATTTGTTGTATTATAATGTTCTAAAGTGTTAATAATTGTTGTTGTTTGGTTGCGAACGGAAGCGTTTTTTCCTACAACAATATCGATGCTTGGTTGATATAAATTGGTTAGACTTTCCAAACAATTTTCATCTAACATATCGTCTGGATCGAAAAAATAAATACAATCACCTTTAGCGTGCTTTAACCCTGTATTTCGTGCGCCAGAAAGCCCTTTGTTCTCTTGAGAAATTAGTTTGAAGCGCGCATCTTTATCTACCCATTTTTTTATTTCATTTTCTGTATTGTCTTTGCTACCATCATTAATAACTAAACACTCCCAGTTTGTATAAGATTGGTTTAGTACGCTTTCAAGTCCTTTAT carries:
- a CDS encoding T9SS type B sorting domain-containing protein, which produces MFKHLRKGIFVIFFVTFTVQSQQPTDCVDAVVVCGNSEVNLNVNGIGTQEVSGLNSCSSGENNSLWLKVTVVTDGTLAFTLTPQSTAITEDYDFFIFGPTQDCSNLGFAIRCSTTNPQAAGQGNNLTGLSTNETESSEGPGPDGNSFVSAINALAGETYFIVIDRPVGNSPFSLEWTGTAEFSSPPNNELGNPQALNLEKCDTVAPYNDGITTFDIEANTNNIIGTQTNVQVTYHETESDANIAINAITSPYNNISTLQEIYARLTNTVTGCFEIIPFNLTVNSGPNFVTPSDFEVCDNYTDGNAFNGQTTFNLTDKNEEILEGQDASSINISYHETLTQAENNTNALNNQFYNTTPNEQTIFVRIEDAANQVCFSTSPLTLRVLEVPLSNNFSLFQCDEDGVSDGITTFNLLQAVNDISNGNNNVSTTFFETFSDAENDINAITSPENYSSSAQTIFAQVKDNNSLCYSISEVILEVSTTQIQDYTAPLVCDELNSEDGLNTFDLSNYTQDIQDINGINFPIIYYETYEDALLEQNPLPSIFNNTIPYSQTIFARAENNNACYGISEVQLNIEPLPNLENDETVLYCLNTYPQTITLNSGVIGNSNTYTYSWSNGEQSESIQVNEPGTYTVTVINSMQCSKTRTITVEASNIATIDNINVVDISENNSITVITSGEGIYEYALLNEDGTVYANYQTSNTFINIEAGIYTVSIRDTKNDCGIVSENVAVIGYPKFFTPNGDGYNDKWNIKGISNIFQPNTKIKIFDRYGKLLKQINPLGEGWNGFFNGEIMPTDDYWFLVELQDGRTFRGHFTLKR
- a CDS encoding T9SS type B sorting domain-containing protein, giving the protein MKNYILYFSLILFTFSGFAQDEAANWYFGENAGIHFNDDGSVNSLNDGQLNTREGCSSISDEDGNLLFYTDGVLVYNSNHNIMQNGTDLSGDSSSTQSAIVVPKPNDPDIYYIFTVGSNQTLTGFNYSTVDITANNGLGSVIDKNINLLNYCAEKITAVLKDCNTGDIWVVVLSTSNGNASGGALNTFYAFEVNSTGVNTNATTSTFNQITTSDLRGYLKISPDGTKLASASVQNGLYLFDFEQTSGQVSNSQNLYVNGQNNKPYGLEFSPDNSKLYVTASNDFNGSGETNPSNHHSVLVQFDVTATDIQNSQVLIDQQDLYRSALQLGPDGKIYRSMSETYNSGSPFLSVINNPNENGIACNYQNNAISLGQNDSTQGLPPFIVSFFSEKVDIINNGNSSNSLSLCEGDSYTLSTDPIPGATYTWFMDGVQLNETDNDLVVSQTAEYTLQIEFVGAGECDFIEGEAYIEFNENPNINNATLVQCDDNNDGFTTFNLNQAQDVLFTNIPENIELEFYENQQDLQNNSPIASEIYNNASSQQVIFVKAIDSESGCFSTAQLTLDVVPSSQINDIEIDECDELDSEDGINTFILEDITTEIQTANNITLPITYYASANDALLETNPLSSPYDNTTPYSQTIFARAENNNACYGISEVQLNIEPLPNLENDETVLYCLNTYPQTITLNSGVIGNSNTYTYSWSNGEQSESIQVNEPGTYTVTVINSMQCSKTRTITVEASNIATIDNINVVDISENNSITVITSGEGIYEYALLNEDGTVYANYQTSNTFINIEAGIYSVSIKDTKNDCGIVSENVAVIGYPKFFTPNGDGYNDKWNIKGISNIFQPNTKIKIFDRYGKLLKQINPLGEGWDGFFNGEIMPTDDYWFLVELQDGRTFRGHFTLKR
- a CDS encoding ABC transporter permease subunit, which codes for MLRLINLELQKLWLNRTSKVLIFISFILPFTVLILSSIKINFFGFFTLELGELGIFNFPIIWHITTFFASYFKLFFAIVVVSMIGNEYSNKTLKQNLIDGLSKKEFILSKFYTIVFFSLIATILIGVATFFIGLYYSSYTEISIIFRETSFLLAYFVKLVGFFSLCLFLGMLLKRSAFALAFLFILYIFEWLVFWGAYEIFGTTDTAWKIKNFLPLESMYKLIDQPMQRVIMTKYPDKIDLTYDYSVYWYEVLIVLVWIGVFTFLSYRLLKKRDL
- a CDS encoding ABC transporter ATP-binding protein, producing MESILTINNLTKKFGYLTAVKNLSFTINKGNVYGVLGPNGSGKSTTLGVVLNVVNKTSGDFHWFDGNISTHDALKKVGAIIERPNFYPYMTAYDNLKLVCKIKGVDFSKIQEKLELVGLWDRKDNKFRTYSLGMKQRLAIASALLNDPEILILDEPTNGLDPQGIHQIRSLIKQIAANGTTILLASHLLDEVEKVCSHVVVLRKGEKLYSGRVDEMISSHGYLELKAENQEQLLKFLNDKNIFGKITIEDDLITAFLDEPMDAKSVNQLMFDNNIVLTHLVKRKESLEKQFLQLTDNQ
- a CDS encoding IS1096 element passenger TnpR family protein, coding for MIYRFRIVLDNDTEDDIFRDLEIRETDTLEDLHNTITQSFGFDGSEMASFYVSNDEWEQGEEISLFDLSDNGNARLMNETTLNDVVHEAQTKLIYVYDFLSLWTFFVELAEIVDEAEGTDYPNLMFVHGQIPDEAPEKNFEAENLDEFNEFDDDYDVNDYDNLDFDENWN